CACACGACATGATTATGACATCACGTTCTTGACCCTGAAACGCGTCTACTGTATTAATATAAATCTCTTTCAGTTCATCTTGTCCCAAAGCATTGCCAAACTCATGCTTCAGGCATTTCAGCTGCAGTTTGTACGGGGTTATTACCCCCACAGATACTTTACCCGCACTCAACGACTTTAGATTTTTCTGAAGATGCATGTACACCCCAACACAGAATCGAGCCTCATCAACATTCTCGTAAGATACAGATCCACCTCTATGGGACTCTCGTCCATGGCTGATATTGAAGAAAAGATAAGGCCTAAGAATAGGATCTTTATAGTAAATCTCATCAGGAGCACTGGATATACTTTCACTGTCTTTGAGGCGTCCTTGGTAGAAGTACCTTGAAGGAAAATCTCGAATTTGGGGATGCATTCTGTATTGAACATTTAACAACAAAGTCGGACAACCTGCTAGCTGAAACCTTTCAAAGAGACTTCTACTATATAAAAGAGTTCCAGCAGCCTTGCTAATCACTGTTGCAGGTAGCTGCTGAGGATCACCGACAAGTACACATCGCGCAGCACCAAGAGCAAGAGGAGGAAGAACTCCAACCTCACTAGCTTGGGCAGCTTCGTCAATGACAACCATATCAAAACCATGAGTAAGACGAGAAAACAATTTACGACCACTGCTTGATACGGTGGTAAAAACTATTTCAGCCTCGtttgcaaaacttgcctcaaGACTAGCTCGAGCTTCTTCAAGATTAAAATTTATACCAGCACGAAACTTTCCCTCCACAATAAGAAGGCGAGACATTTCAACAAGAACTTTATCTCTGGCTTCAACCACAGCAGCAAGGTGCTGTAACAAAGCATCTCTTTTTTGGTCTCTTGAAATAAGAACTTCAGGGTCAACTCCCACAGATCCCTGAGAACGTGTGGCAAAGGCTGCAGCATTAAGTTCCCTTTTAAGCCCAGCTATATCTCGAGAAATATGAGTTTCTTGTAGTCTAAGGTTATGCATGTGTCGTAGAATCTCGTCACGAGATATAGCTAATAGCTGATCACTTCTTCGCTCCACAGAAACTGCTTGGGCAGCTCGCGATTGAGAATCAACACCAACTCGAGCAACATCAGGGCGATATACCCTCATCTCCCCATCAATGAAACCACGGTCAAGGACACGTGAAAGAAGTTCATCAGTTGCAGCATTCGAAGGAGCACAAACGAGCATCCTCGGTTTAGCACAGAGTTTGGGCAGGGTGCGGAACAGATTCTGGTCCATGTTTTGTAGGACTTCATCAATAGAGCCTGACAAAATATTATCTGAACTGCACTCGTTTGCTTGATTATAGGTCTCAGGTGCTAATTTCTTCAGCAACGAAGTGTAATAGTGTTGATACTGAACCAAATGGATGACATTCAACATTCCCCAAACAGTGTGTGTCTTGCCTGTTCCTGGAGGGCCCTGAACAAGAGTAAATGGCCATAGTTCTTGCTTCTTTCCCCCACTACTAGTACCAGCTGCAGTATGCATGCCCGCCCAGTGGATTGCAGCGAGCTGTGGAGCATTAAAGCTTCTATGTAAATGGTCTGCAAAGCTAGTAGTGAAACAATCAGGCATTCCAGGGGTTTGTTCCTCGTAACTAGGAAACTGCTCCGGCCTAGGATTGAGAATGGCATTTTGCatctaacaaatattttaagtttcacCAACATCAGCATATTTTAAAGCATCTATAGGAGATCTGTTtgagaataaaacaaacaataaccTGTGGGTTAAGTCGAGAAAACGCATGAAGTGCAACATATTCCCTCTGTGTGGTTGCAAGTGAACCAAGCACTGTTAGATGCCAGATATCCTTAGGTTTAAGCTTCCGTAAAATATGACTATTATCAATCTTgctgtaaaaataaaatttccatGCATATACATGGAAAAGAGATGATAGACTGTATTAATATTCTTTCACTCTCTGATAGTTCATGAAAAATAGAAGGATAGAAACTCAGATAGAGTATCAACAGAATAAACATAGAACATATGTACCTACCTGCCAGTCCCACTAGAATCTCCAACATAGAAATGAAGAGTAGCTCCAAGAGGATCACGGGTATCAACTGGTATATGTCTCCTAACTGTACCAGCTAGACGTCCAGCATCCTCATGGTCTTCAGCTTAgcataaagaaaagaaatatgataCAAAATGCACAGAAGCTAGCAATACAGAAACAATCAGACATCAACATATCCAAACATACCTGATTCAGAAAGTGGAGTTGAAAGAACTGCAACATCTCCCTCCTTGAAAGCCCATTTACAGCCGTTTAAAGAGACAAGTATTACATCATACCACCCTGAACACATAAACAAAGACTAGCAGTCAAGTAATATAACAGATGCTTGACAGTGTTTCCCAGACAGGCAGACATAAAAGGATATGAATAAGGTTGTCAATCCAAAGAGATATAACATATAAGAGAGCAGTCTCCACAACTCAAACCTACTAGAGAAGATAATAAACAAGCAAAATTAAGCGCAAACACAGTTGTTATAAGATAGTGAATTAAgggaaaattatttttctagatAATTTGTGTGCTTACATTAAAACTTTCTGAaacaaggagaagaaacaaagtcCAATATGTCTAATAATGAAAAAAGTGGCTCATTATGCATGCTTACACAAGTGAACATGATCTAGGAAAgttacctctctctcttctttcgaTGGATTTTATTCGAACTTTCACATATGCATTTGCCTCAGCCAGTTCTTCCCATGTACTGTAAAGTTGTGCCCGGCATTCCTCAAAAAGTAAGGGTTCAAAGACTCTGACATACTCCTCCATAGATTCAAACCGCTCAGGTACACTTCGGAGTTCGGTAACCTCTAATagacaagaaaaatatgcaACATATTTAAATGCGCGAACGAATACACAATGAGCTGAAAAATTATGTTTGGAAGAAACCAGCAAACATCTCCACTATAAAGTCTAAAAAAAGATGGAAGACATATAAATCAAAAAGCGAACTAGTATTCAGTATTCTCTCACTAATATACCATTCAACTTTTAGATATAGCATCTTCTCAGCTGGGGAGAATTTTTATCCCAATATAGTTTCGACCAAAGTGCCAGCCTGATAAACAATTTCCATCGACCATGAACCAGGTCTAGTTACAAAGCTAGACTTTAAGTTCAGTGCCTTAATATGAAGGCAACAATAACAATGGTGGAAATAGATAGGGATGTATCTGCCACAAAATAATTAGAACTTCTATCAAAATCTATATGAGATCTTTCTGACTAGAGAGAAGCACGacataaaacaagaacaagTCAGATCACTTAAGTCACTAGAATTCTTCAATCTACTTTAACAGTACCATAGTTTGTTCCAGATTCCATATCTTTTGGCTTATTTGATTCTCCATTCATGATTTCAGAAGCAGTACATTTTTAAGAGCCATAGGGAAATGGCTTCAGAAGCAATAAATTTTACACATATAAAAGTTTCTACCATAAAACAAGATTCAATTACTTCTAGGGAAGTAAGACATATTCAAGAACACGTTCCATAGGTAGCAATGTAATATTTAACATACCAGGATGACGCCAGAAATTTTCGTTGGTCACCTCTCGTATAAGACGCTCCACTGATGTATCCTGATATTGGGTACTAGTTGTGGCTGGCTTCGTGAAAGATCTTTGGCTGTAAGAGACTTTTCTACTAGATGAATGACCGCTCCTAGGCTGCCGTAAATTAGTAGTCTGCTTCCAAGAAGCCTGTCTTGACACAGATGTTCCCATCCCTTCAGTAGAAGATCCATCATCCCCGCTGAGCCTCCCAGGTTTACCAAGTAAACTCGAATTTGATTCACCATTACTTCCAAACTTCTGTTCATCAGATTCTGGATGTATACCATGGCTTTGAATTTCTCCTCCATGCTCAGTAGGTGGATTGGCTTCAAGGGAGCGTGTAACTACAGGCTGTGGAAAGTTCTGTCTCCTAGGAGTTGGTGTGGAAATAGTACTTGCTTGTTTAACATCTTCAAGATTAAGAAACATGGTCTGCCTATTGCGTTTCTTTCCCAACATTGCCTCTTTATGTTGATCCATCTTTCTCTTCACAGTGGTATTTGCACACTTCATAGCATGACTTGCTTCAACTCCTTTAACCTGATTCACCGCCAAACCTTGTTCCTGTAGATCATCTCTACCACTGCCTTCACCACCAGTTTCTATCATCCCCTGCTCTTGCGTCAATGAACCCTTGTTCTTGGCACAAGGATCAGACTCCATcaattcttccttcttcttcttctcttactaCACAAGTTTATGCAGAGAAAGATTAAAACCCCAAATTAGAACTAAAGCATAGTGATCAAACAAAGTTGCAAACTATAAAAGAGATGATTATAAATTGAGCAACCAAGCGTTCTTTCATCAAAGAGAAGATCAAGATTGAGCAAACGAACCAGTGACAGAGTCGACGGCGACGGCGACGGCGAATAGTCTAGTTAGGGTTTTAAAATCGTCCAAAAGAGATGCCTTACGTGAGCAAAAACCTAATCTCACTCTCCGCTTACGCAGAGATTGTACTTATGGGGGTATACGGTTCAATGATACTAAAACATCAACTTGTTTCCCGATATCGCCGGCGACGGAGATCGgaggttttataatttttgcttctctctttgtttagCTCTCTTGGTGGGGAGAGTAATCTGATGGTTTAGTGACTACAAGACTTTCTGTGAGACTGGATTTAGAACCGTTAGATTAAGGGATTAGTAGATAATCTGACGGTACTAGGAGCGAGTTTAGCTTATGTTACCTTCTGATCTAAAACCCTTTTGACACTTGTTTATAGATAGTGAAGCATAGAGTTACTTTTTCATAATTCGTATTTTCAGattctttttgtcaaatataATTTTAGGTAATCAAgggtttaaattaaaattactgtatgtagttttgtttttttatctcgcagaacaaatatatttgttttttgattatttttgaatCTTGAGTATCATTTCATTGGAACGATAACTTAACATTTCTATGCAGTTTAAAAGGtactagatttggacccgtgctacagcacgggttgaaatacattttattatttttaaaatattatatatgtaattgtatataatattatttggatgcaactcatgcaaataatttttattgtaaatattattcatgaaatgtaaatgtattatgtaagtcttatattgttaattttaacccgtgttagagtatataaaattattaatccgtGCTAGAGTGTGTCCAGCAGCTTCCgtgctagagtatataaaaatttaactcgTGCTTGAGTTTGTaagtcttaaaattataatataaaaacaaaattcaatctgtgctctagcatggtcctaatttttattgaacgttatggtttatcaataaaatctgtggaaagtaaatttctaatattgtgtttaaagatctttggaaacaacttgatatatgactaaaatcttctgaaaatacagtttgaaagatccatgattttatttattaccattaatatatcaattatcaatttggaatatctccaattaaggttgcacccaatatttaggtgtaaccattaatatatgaattaatctataacctatctataacctatttgtaatcatttataattaattaaaaatataaagtctacaaaaactatattgtgtacttctttttattaaaaaggagatcatttgaaataactccgcgattataattttaaattaaataatataatttaatcactataatataaactatattgtgtacttctctttattttatattataatataaataatataagctatgttatgtacttttcttttattaaaaagaagatcatttgaaataactATGTTATGATCTTCATGATATATTTGCTCCACgatttatggatttattatttattatctatatataaagagttatcTTATGAAGAATATATGGttaatgtatatcttatatataacctattagtatgcatttgtaaccatttatattttttataaagtctacaaaacttaagttgtgtacttcccttttattaaaagggAGATTATTTATTAATCACTCGAAGGTCATGTTCGTTTTCTGTATAGACCATTAAAATTTTCTTAGAATTATGATTTCGAATTATGAGAACGGATCAAATTTTGATCCACATTGAAGGTGTCTGTCTCTTTCAAAACCACTGATCCAAAAAATTTGATCACTACTATAATCAAGTTGGTAGGTTTGGACCTATTACAAATGTTTTCGGTTACTTATTTCCGATTGTATAAAAGTATACTCATTATCATCTACCAGACAAGAAACTAGTCAAGACGTCAGAGACTTTTCAATCATAGTGCGATTTTGGGTGGTTCGTTTTTGTTTGAATGCAAACTACGCATTTATTcacaacaacacaacacaacacaacgtCCAAAAGACGGcaaaaatataatgtttattagaGTTTTTGACGAGGTCAAGCGAAGACTCACATTATGTTATTTTGTAACTTGTTTGACTTTTCcccaataaacaaacaaaccaaccaCACAAGACTCTTCTGTTTTGTTCATTCTAATTCGCCAATGACAAACCAAACATTCACGGAGTCTTTAAATATTTGTCTAGCTTTCTAAAAAAGCAGAGAGACTCTCTTCATAAATCATATgatctctctccatctctctctctctttcctctaagctttttttttcttcatggtTTCGTTCTTCTTGaccctctcttctttcttcttcctctgcttcttcatcCATGGATCTTCCGCCGTCGACACAATCTCCGGCAACTTTAATCTCTCTGGCGACCAGACGATTATCTCCTCCGGTGGAACTTTCGAAATGGGTTTCTTTAAACCAGGTGCTTCGTCAAACTTCTACATAGGTATGTGGTATAAGCAACTCCCTCAAACCATCCTCTGGGTAGCCAATCGAGACAAACCAGTCTCCGACAAGAACTCATCTGTTCTCAAAATCTCCGACGGAAACTTGATCCTACTCGACGGTAATAACCAGACTCCTGTTTGGTCCACGGGTCTCAACTCcacctcttcctctgtttctccccTCGAAGCGGTTTTGCTCGACAACGGCAATCTTGTTCTCAGAAGCGGACGCAACGACTCATCAGCCAACGTGTTGTGGGAAAGCTTCGATCACCCGGGTAACACGTGGCTCCCTGGAGTGAAGATCCGGTTAGACAAACGAACCGGAAAGAGCCAACGACTCACCTCGTGGAAGAGTTCTGAAGATCCATCACCAGGTTTGTTCTCTCTCGAGCTAGACGAGTCCAATGCTTACAAAATCCTTTGGAACGGAACGAATGAGTACTGGTCAAGTGGTCCTTGGAACCCTCAGAGCAGGATCTTTGATTGGGTTCCTGAAATGAGACTCAATTACATCTACAACTTCAGTTTTGTCTCCAACTCCACGGAGTCATATTTTACTTACTCCATCTATAACCACATGAACGTGTCCCGTTTCGTCATGGACGAGTCTGGACAGATCAAACAGTTCTCTTGGTTAGACGCAAACCAAGAATGGAACTTGTTCTGGTCTCAACCTCGGCAACAATGTCAGGTCTATAGATACTGTGGCTCCTTTGGGATTTGCACCGAAAAGGCTGAGCCATTTTGCCGATGCCCTCAAGGGTTTAGGCCCCAGTTTCAGAAAGATTGGGACTTGGAGGATTACTCTGCAGGCTGCGTTAGAAATACTGAGTTACAATGCTCTCGTGGAGACGTCAACCAGTTTTTTCCCATTCGAAATATGAAACTAGCTAATCATTCAGAGGCATTGACGCAAACAAGTCTTAGTATTTGTGCCTCTACTTGCCAAAGGGACTGTTCTTGTAAGGCTTATGCACATGATGAAGGCTCGAACCAATGTTTGATTTGGGCTAAAGATGTCTTCAATCTTCAGCAACTCGAAGAAGATAACAGTGATCAGGGGAATACGTTTTATCTTAGGCTCGCTGCTTCTGATATTCCTAATGGTTCTTCCAGTAAGAGTAACAAAGCGATTATATTTGGCGCGGTTATTGGCGCGTTAGGAGTAGTAGTCCTGGTTCTGTTGGTGGTAATCTTAGTCTTAAGGCATCGGAGAaggaagagaatgagaggaGAGAAGGGTGATGGTACATTGGCTGCGTTTAGCTATAGAGAACTACAGAATGCGACCAAGAATTTCTCAGACAAGTTAGGTGGAGGAGGTTTTGGTTCGGTGTTCAAAGGTGCTTTACCGGATTCTAGTGACGTAGCGGTGAAGAGGCTTGAGAGTATTAGCCAAGGGGAGAAGCAGTTTAGGACGGAGGTAGTGACAATAGGAACGATCCAACACGTTAATCTAGTGAGGCTTCGTGGGGTTTGCTCCGAGGGAAACAAGAAACTGCTTGTTTATGATTACATGCCTAACGGTTCTTTGGATTCTCATCTCTTCTTTAATCAGCAAGTTGAAGACAAGATCGTCCTCGGGTGGAAACTACGGTTCCAAATCGCGTTAGGGACAGCTAGAGGGTTAGCTTATCTACACGATGAATGTAGAGACTGTATCATTCACTGCGatataaaaccagaaaacattTTGTTAGATTCACAGTTCTGTCCCAAAGTTGCTGACTTCGGGTTGGCTAAACTCGTGGGACGAGATTTTAGCAGGGTTTTGACGACAATGAGAGGTACAAGAGGCTATCTTGCACCAGAATGGATCTCTGGAGTTGCGATAACAGCTAAAGCCGATGTTTACAGCTACGGGATGATGCTATTCGAGCTTGTTTCCGGGAGAAGAAACACGGAGCAATCAGAGAACGAGAATGTGAGATTCTTTCCGAGTTGGGCAGCGACTATACTTACCAAAGATGGAGACATCATGTCGCTGCTTGACCCTAGACTAGAGGGTCATGATGTCGTGGATACAGATGAGCTCACGAGAGCTTGTAGAGTGGCGTGTTGGTGCATACAAGACGAAGAGAGTCATAGGCCAGCGATGAGCCAAGTTGTTCAGATTCTTGAAGGTGTCTTGGAAGTGAATGTGCCGCCTTTTCCAAGATCAATTCAAGCTTTAGTCGATACAGATGAAGCTGTGGTCTTCTTTACCgagtcatcatcttcttcaagcCATAATTCTTCACAGAAACACAGCCATtcgtcttcttctacttcttccaaGAAAACGACCAACGAGAACTCTTCCGCTTAGCTAATAGTGTAAACTCATGTTTATTGTTTATCATCAATGTGTAAGTTAATATGTATAGTTGTTGTAGTAACATAGCAAgaaaatctctgtttttttttataattatttatattttatttggtaaaaGTAAAATTGTGTAAAGTTCGAAGGTCAAATAGcctaatcaatacaataaaagaaggatgtgttgacacatcagtaaaaatcaataaccaattaaattataacaaataatacacAGCTAAAAAAACTGCCACGCTGGACGCACTCCAAATCTTCCGCTCTATATGGACATATGGAGGAGTATGAACCGTTGagtcaactatatatatatgcacatgtTGATAAGGACATCTACAAGGAGAGAGTAGTTGAAGATCATCATATTTCTGAGCACAAAACTCATAGTTGCTATCCATGTTCCGTCAATGAGACACTCAGATTTATTAAGAATTCTAAAGGTATACCTAAAGCCAGTGAGATGGAGATGAATGTAGAACAATTTAACTGCAATGGGGGTAGACCTCTTATAGATGCTGAAATGTTATTAGGCATCAAGGATGTGTTTAGATATCCTACTTTGGAGGAGGCTTTGAGACGCTTAGAGACGCATCCGGTGATTGCAACTTTACTTTGTTTTGAGGGTTGGGAAGAACCAGTAATCTACAAAGCATTTTTCAATGGTCCTAAAGTTCCTgcttatattacaaaatatttgaaaaacacaaattaataaagtaaagaaaatCATTTTGATGAGTAGGAACATGTACTTAATATGTGCAAAATTTGAATGTTTATATTTGGTTGCATCCATTCCATTAGTTGAAATGCATAATTATATtcaataagatatatatttaaactatttttactTGGATATTTTAGAATAGAACTTTATATTTGTAAAgaatgtaataaatatttaCCTTGAGacttaaccaaaaataattaacttatcattttattatttccaATAGGTATTAGTTGGCTTGTGGTCCAACTTGTCTCCTCCCTAACAACTTAAACAATAAAGATATTTGTGTCGTAATATTTTCCATAGTAACaagaaagttttgttttttatatgttgATGTCTAAATAAACTATGGATCTCCACCGTAAAGCTATCTTCAACAAATCGGCTCCAGATGTAACTATGTAAGACATTAAATCTGGAAGTTAAGATGTGATTATTGACCTATGTTTTTGAAACAGATACGAAGCTTACAAAGCTTTTGCCAATGATTGTATGATTGtattgatattattttaaattactttttagtaattaatataaaaattatatcttaacaTCAGTTATAATAATCaatattgttattaatttgtatgacatcatttcattataattgATGCAAATCTAGATCATCTACATCACTTACGAAATACAAATCTATAAATTTACTTCACTTaataattgatgtatatatattcatttatattaacatcacttAAAAATGATACTATAAACATCACTATTTGTTCATTTTATATTGAATAGAAAAAAGTTATTGAATAAAAACTATAgctcaaaaagttaaaaacaaagaccaaaaaagagaaatagaaaaaagataattatgttattctttaattaattaaaattaaattgatgacaagaaaaaaaagagatttttaagAAATGTGCCACATTTGCAAACCAATTTTGTGGGTTCTATCACATTCACCTCGTCCTTTTGCTATGTACCACaataaagagaataaaagacCCATATATCCCTCGAActcgttttctttgtttttccctcgaaaataaatattttaaattttgaaaaccaaccttgcatgtCCTGTCTTTTCATCTGACAAtcaatatacattaatttttttttttttgtgttttaagtCTCGAACTCTTCCTCTCTCCCACTTAATACTCAATCCTAGATAGATTAGTCGAACTCTTCCAATTAAGATAGATTGCGACCGCCGGAGTTTTTATGCCTAACCCTAATTTCGACCGCCGAAGCTTGTTAGTTTAACCTtccatttttcaattttcacATAATATCCTTTTCAGCTTGCTTATTCTCTTTTTATCCCATCAGATTGAACTGCAACTTCAACGGTGGCCTACCTCCGGAAATGGAAACTAACGTTGACGCCGGTGAGCAGACCGTAGATCCGGGAGCAGTTGGCTCGACCCCCAATTTTAATCTTATTCCCGAAGAAAGTTTGCGAGACCCTCTCGATTCTGCTGTACCAGTGTTGTCGTAAGTTGTGACCCAGTTTCATCTTTTACTTTCTCCTTCGACCACTTTATTAAAGTCGTAATCGTTTTTGTCTACACAGAGGTCCCCCCCCAGCTGAGAACAACGTTGATCCTCCACCTGTGGTCCCTTTGCCCAACTTTGTCCTTATTCCCGAAAGTACATTTGTGGAAGCCCTCGAATCTGCTGACCCAATTGATGGAGATCTCGAATCTGCTGACCCAATTGTGGGGTAAGTGGCAACCGACATATATTCTCTAATATTGTCGGTGGACAACCATATACTAATTCCATCTTCTTTTGTCTACACAGAGATCTCCCAGATTCGACATCAGACCGTGTTGAAACCAACGATGGACATCTTCCTCCGCGTGCTTTTGTCGGAGATGTCCAATCTGGTGACCCAATTTTGAGGTAAGTGGCAACCGTCATATATTCTTTCATTTTGTCGATGGACAACCATCATATATTCTTTCATTTTGTCGATGGACAACCATATATTAAGTCCATCTTGTTTTGTCTACACAGAGATTTTGTCGATGAAACCAACGAAGGACATCTTCCCCCGCGTCTTTTTGCAACGGATTGCTATCCTCTTAAGGGCCGTATAAACTCATATTCCAAACCTGAATATTTGTTGGACATCGTAGAGGCGTTAGATGGGACCCCAGAGTTAGATTGGCTCTAACAGTCTTGCTTTGGTCGTCTTCTACTACTTCCTGTCCGCAAGAGTTCCCTCTCCGGGAAACTTGTCCACCAATTTCTTTGTCGATCACTGGTCACCCGGAAAAAACATGAAATGTGGTTCGTGTATGGTGGGCATCCGATCAGGTTCTCTCTTTGAGAGTTTGCAGTCTTGACTGGTCTAAATTGTGATCCATTCCCGTCTGAGGATGATACATCTTCTTCTGAATCTGCTGCTTCTGCTGATCCTGATTACCTCAACACTCTTGTTGGTCCGAACAAGAGTTACACAATTAGGCAAATTGTGGATATTCTTAAACAAGACAAGAGGTTGCCGGTTTCAAAGCGGATGGATGGTGATCGTAGGCTCCGACTGTCTCTTGTTGTAATCGTTGATGGCATTCTAATCTGCAATTCATCTAATGTTAAAGCTAGCAGCAAAGTTGTTAATTTGGTTAAAGATCTAGAGTCTTTTGTCAAATATCCATGGGGGAGGCTGTCTTTCGTAAGGACATTGGAGAGGGTTTCCATTGGCGAGGTCATTCAAGGTACGGCAGAATTAGCTGACCAGTTATCACAATCTCACACAGCTACTCACGGGTTCACTTTATCGTTTCAACTGCTTTTTCTCGATGCAATCCCACTTCTTGAAAGAATCCTTCCAGATGGAGACGATGCCCAAACATTTACTGACCGTTCTGTGGTTCACTTATCAAAGCTGAAGAGCTTTCATAATTCTAACATTCTGGAAACCGAAATTCATCCATTGGTAAGTGTTTTAACTACTATTTACATTCAAACTCACTCATATATTCATCACATTGTgtgtttttcccttttttagCTTCACGTAGAGAACATTCTTCTTGGCGAATATCTACCAGAATTTCAAAATTGCTCATGGGATGGTCTTGATGACGAGGATCCTTGTGTTCATTTCATATTACAAAAACTGGAAGATGGTCACATGTTTAGTAAAGAGGACTGGCATGGTGGCCTTTCTTCTTTCCCATTGATTTCAACTGTTGTGGCTAAGGACAATACAGCTTTTGCAGCTCCTAAACCTACCAAATCTAGAGGTCCAACCGTTAAGAAGGCCACCAAAACCAAGTCTAATTCTAACCCGCCAGATGGAGGTTCTTCTCCTCTCCACAGAGATTGCTTATCCGGAAGAGAGCTTCTTCAAGAGGTGGATAGGAGGAACGAAGAACACACTTTGAAGATAAAGGAGATGTTAACAGCTGAAAGAGCA
The Camelina sativa cultivar DH55 chromosome 15, Cs, whole genome shotgun sequence DNA segment above includes these coding regions:
- the LOC104747759 gene encoding G-type lectin S-receptor-like serine/threonine-protein kinase At2g19130, with the translated sequence MVSFFLTLSSFFFLCFFIHGSSAVDTISGNFNLSGDQTIISSGGTFEMGFFKPGASSNFYIGMWYKQLPQTILWVANRDKPVSDKNSSVLKISDGNLILLDGNNQTPVWSTGLNSTSSSVSPLEAVLLDNGNLVLRSGRNDSSANVLWESFDHPGNTWLPGVKIRLDKRTGKSQRLTSWKSSEDPSPGLFSLELDESNAYKILWNGTNEYWSSGPWNPQSRIFDWVPEMRLNYIYNFSFVSNSTESYFTYSIYNHMNVSRFVMDESGQIKQFSWLDANQEWNLFWSQPRQQCQVYRYCGSFGICTEKAEPFCRCPQGFRPQFQKDWDLEDYSAGCVRNTELQCSRGDVNQFFPIRNMKLANHSEALTQTSLSICASTCQRDCSCKAYAHDEGSNQCLIWAKDVFNLQQLEEDNSDQGNTFYLRLAASDIPNGSSSKSNKAIIFGAVIGALGVVVLVLLVVILVLRHRRRKRMRGEKGDGTLAAFSYRELQNATKNFSDKLGGGGFGSVFKGALPDSSDVAVKRLESISQGEKQFRTEVVTIGTIQHVNLVRLRGVCSEGNKKLLVYDYMPNGSLDSHLFFNQQVEDKIVLGWKLRFQIALGTARGLAYLHDECRDCIIHCDIKPENILLDSQFCPKVADFGLAKLVGRDFSRVLTTMRGTRGYLAPEWISGVAITAKADVYSYGMMLFELVSGRRNTEQSENENVRFFPSWAATILTKDGDIMSLLDPRLEGHDVVDTDELTRACRVACWCIQDEESHRPAMSQVVQILEGVLEVNVPPFPRSIQALVDTDEAVVFFTESSSSSSHNSSQKHSHSSSSTSSKKTTNENSSA